The Achromobacter deleyi genome has a window encoding:
- a CDS encoding MFS transporter — MTGFICIVTETLPAGLLPQISNGLDVSQALAGQMVTAYALGSLLAAIPLTIATRGWRRRNVLLLTIVGFLVFNSATALSTNYWLTLAARFFAGVAAGLAWSLLAGYARRMVAPYQQGRALALAMVGTPIALSLGVPLGTLLGSTVGWRMAFWIMSALTLVLIAWVLAKVPDYPGQSAHERMPLRKVFTTPGVRAVLGVVVAWMLAHNILYTYIAPFVAPAGLGGRVDLVLLIFGAAALAGIWITGKLVDRHLRASVLASLAAFALTAFVFGVAPANPAVIYLGMAVWGVSFGGAATLLQTALADAAGKGADVALSMNVVAWNGAIAAAGVVGGMLLETWGAGAFPWALVILATIAFCIVSASHSHAFRPGLRSAGAVVVSH; from the coding sequence ATGACCGGCTTCATCTGCATCGTGACCGAAACGCTGCCCGCGGGCCTGCTGCCGCAGATCAGCAATGGCCTCGATGTCAGCCAGGCGCTGGCCGGGCAGATGGTCACGGCCTATGCGCTGGGCTCTTTGCTGGCCGCAATACCGCTGACGATCGCCACTCGCGGCTGGCGTCGCCGCAACGTGCTGCTGCTGACCATTGTGGGATTCCTGGTCTTCAATTCCGCAACGGCCCTCTCTACAAACTACTGGCTGACCCTGGCGGCCCGGTTCTTCGCCGGGGTCGCCGCGGGACTGGCCTGGAGCCTTCTGGCGGGCTATGCACGGCGCATGGTCGCCCCTTATCAGCAGGGACGCGCGCTGGCGCTGGCGATGGTGGGCACCCCGATCGCGTTGTCGCTGGGCGTTCCCTTGGGCACCTTGCTGGGGTCGACGGTAGGCTGGCGCATGGCGTTCTGGATCATGTCCGCCTTGACGCTGGTGTTGATCGCCTGGGTGCTGGCCAAGGTGCCGGACTATCCCGGGCAGTCCGCCCACGAACGGATGCCGCTGCGCAAGGTCTTCACGACGCCAGGGGTGCGCGCGGTGCTGGGCGTCGTGGTCGCCTGGATGCTTGCCCACAACATCCTCTACACCTACATCGCCCCCTTCGTGGCGCCTGCCGGGCTGGGCGGGCGGGTCGATCTGGTCCTGCTCATATTTGGCGCGGCCGCGCTCGCCGGCATATGGATCACGGGAAAGCTGGTTGACCGGCACCTGCGCGCCAGCGTACTGGCGAGCCTTGCCGCCTTTGCGCTTACCGCCTTCGTGTTCGGCGTGGCGCCGGCCAATCCTGCGGTGATCTACCTGGGCATGGCCGTCTGGGGCGTGAGCTTTGGCGGCGCGGCGACGTTGCTCCAAACCGCACTGGCCGACGCGGCGGGCAAAGGCGCCGACGTGGCGCTGTCGATGAATGTGGTGGCGTGGAATGGAGCCATCGCCGCCGCCGGCGTGGTGGGCGGCATGCTGCTCGAGACATGGGGCGCCGGCGCCTTCCCTTGGGCGCTGGTGATTCTGGCGACGATCGCGTTTTGTATCGTCTCGGCATCGCATTCGCATGCGTTCCGGCCCGGATTACGCAGCGCGGGCGCCGTGGTCGTCAGCCACTAG
- a CDS encoding TetR/AcrR family transcriptional regulator, producing the protein MGRPRAFDRQQAVDQAMHLFWEQGYESTSLAQLKASMGGGISAPSFYAAFGSKEALYGEAVQRYLDTYARVNDSLWDDAVPPREAIEISLRRSARMQCERGHPKGCMVALGVMSAPTPEHAAVAKPLAESRQRTRAGFLRCVERGIAGGELGPDTDARSLATVFDSFLVGLSTLARDGLRYPNFDAAITQVMKLWDAAKPAA; encoded by the coding sequence ATGGGCAGGCCGCGCGCGTTTGATCGTCAGCAGGCGGTCGACCAGGCGATGCATCTTTTCTGGGAGCAGGGCTACGAATCGACTTCGCTTGCCCAGCTCAAGGCGAGCATGGGCGGGGGCATCTCCGCGCCCAGCTTTTATGCGGCTTTCGGATCCAAAGAGGCCTTGTACGGAGAAGCCGTCCAGCGTTACCTGGACACGTACGCGCGCGTGAACGACAGCCTCTGGGACGATGCCGTGCCTCCAAGAGAGGCCATCGAAATATCGCTACGCCGGTCGGCAAGAATGCAATGCGAACGGGGGCATCCCAAGGGCTGCATGGTGGCCCTGGGCGTCATGAGCGCGCCCACGCCCGAGCACGCGGCGGTCGCCAAGCCCCTGGCGGAATCACGCCAGCGCACCCGCGCGGGGTTCCTGCGCTGCGTCGAGCGCGGCATCGCAGGCGGCGAACTCGGCCCGGATACGGACGCGCGATCCCTGGCGACCGTTTTCGACAGCTTCCTGGTGGGGCTGTCCACGCTGGCGCGGGATGGCCTCCGCTACCCGAACTTTGATGCGGCAATCACCCAGGTCATGAAGCTCTGGGACGCGGCGAAGCCGGCTGCGTAA
- a CDS encoding GNAT family N-acetyltransferase, giving the protein MDPSTHSLDNPIWTALATKQAHLGRGNALACRYQPDVAPFAAMASETPEAWLALGRLLSPGHQVALLSRDPVKPPESLRAQPVGVIHQMVATRRDSGGADDPGIMALSPTDAKDMLLLAQKTKPGPFCARTHEMGNYIGMRVQGRLIAMAGERMHPAGHVEISAVCVDDDWRGKGLAGRLVQRLQRDIWQRGESPFLHVLSDNRNAIALYERLGFALRQTFSLSLIGLAEPAANPA; this is encoded by the coding sequence ATGGACCCATCAACACACAGCCTCGACAATCCGATCTGGACGGCGCTTGCCACCAAACAGGCTCACCTGGGGCGGGGCAACGCCCTCGCCTGCCGCTACCAGCCCGACGTGGCGCCGTTCGCCGCGATGGCGTCGGAAACCCCGGAAGCCTGGCTCGCGCTGGGCCGGCTCCTGTCGCCCGGCCATCAGGTCGCGCTGCTGTCCCGCGATCCGGTCAAGCCCCCGGAATCACTGCGCGCCCAACCGGTAGGCGTGATCCACCAGATGGTCGCCACCCGCCGCGACAGCGGCGGCGCGGACGACCCCGGCATCATGGCGCTGAGCCCCACCGATGCGAAAGACATGCTTCTGCTCGCGCAAAAGACCAAGCCCGGCCCGTTCTGCGCGCGCACGCATGAAATGGGCAACTACATCGGCATGCGCGTGCAGGGCCGCCTGATCGCGATGGCGGGCGAACGGATGCATCCGGCCGGACACGTCGAAATCAGCGCGGTCTGTGTGGACGACGACTGGCGCGGCAAAGGCCTTGCCGGCCGCCTGGTGCAGCGGCTGCAACGGGATATCTGGCAACGGGGGGAATCGCCATTCCTGCATGTGCTCAGCGACAACCGCAATGCCATCGCGCTGTATGAACGCCTGGGATTCGCGTTGCGGCAGACGTTTTCCCTTAGCTTGATCGGACTCGCGGAACCGGCCGCGAACCCCGCGTAG
- a CDS encoding GlxA family transcriptional regulator yields the protein MKLTVLALDGCFDTGLSAILDAFTTANELAEIQQPGAGPRFDISVIGMRREVRTGLGMRVPVKPVSAMGTPDWLVVPAIATKMPEQLLPALARRDVKDALALLRQSHADGVKIAAACIGTFVLAESGLLDGQEATTSWWLAPLFRQRYPDVRLDSTRMMVPSGSFTTAGAAMGHLDLALWLLNQASPALASVVVRYLLVDARPSQAPYMIPDHLARADPLVERFERWARDRLAEGFSLDAAADALATSTRTLQRRIEAVLGKSPLSYFQDLRVERAVHLLRTSHLNIEAIAAEVGYVDGATLRTLLRRRLGRGVRELRLG from the coding sequence ATGAAACTAACGGTTCTGGCCCTGGACGGCTGCTTCGACACGGGGCTGTCGGCCATCCTGGATGCGTTCACCACCGCCAACGAGCTGGCCGAGATCCAGCAGCCCGGCGCGGGCCCCCGGTTTGATATCAGCGTGATAGGCATGCGCCGCGAGGTGCGCACCGGCTTGGGCATGCGCGTCCCGGTAAAGCCCGTCAGCGCAATGGGCACTCCCGACTGGCTGGTCGTGCCGGCAATCGCCACCAAGATGCCGGAGCAGCTGCTGCCGGCGCTTGCCCGGCGCGACGTCAAGGATGCCCTGGCGCTGCTGCGGCAGAGTCACGCGGACGGCGTGAAAATCGCGGCCGCCTGTATCGGAACCTTCGTGCTGGCGGAATCGGGACTGCTGGATGGCCAGGAGGCCACCACCTCCTGGTGGCTCGCGCCGCTGTTCCGCCAGCGCTACCCGGACGTGCGGCTGGACAGTACGCGGATGATGGTGCCTTCGGGCAGCTTCACGACGGCTGGCGCCGCGATGGGACACCTGGACCTGGCCTTGTGGCTGCTGAACCAGGCCAGTCCCGCGCTGGCGTCGGTGGTCGTCCGCTACCTGCTGGTGGACGCGCGGCCGTCGCAGGCGCCCTACATGATTCCCGACCATCTGGCGCGCGCGGATCCGCTGGTCGAGCGTTTCGAGCGCTGGGCCAGGGACCGGCTGGCCGAGGGCTTCTCGCTGGATGCCGCCGCGGACGCCCTGGCCACCAGCACCCGCACCTTGCAGCGCCGCATAGAGGCCGTGCTGGGCAAGTCTCCGCTGTCCTACTTCCAGGACCTGCGCGTCGAGCGGGCGGTTCACCTGTTGCGCACCAGCCATCTCAACATCGAGGCGATCGCGGCCGAAGTCGGCTACGTGGACGGCGCCACCTTGCGTACCCTGCTGCGCCGCCGGCTGGGACGCGGCGTGCGGGAACTGCGCCTGGGGTGA
- a CDS encoding SDR family oxidoreductase translates to MKIVVIGGTGLIGSNVVNRLRQNGHETVAASPGTGVNTITGEGLAQALKGAQVVVDVSNSPSFEDQAVMEFFQTSGRNLLAAEAEAGVEHHVALSVVGTDRLPDSGYFRAKVAQENLIKASKIPYTILRATQFFEFVEGIVKSGAEGDKIRLSPALVQPISSDDVSAVLADLAVGAPLNGMVEVGGPDRYPLDELARKFLASRADPREVIADVHARYFGSELNDRSLVTADNARLGPTRFQNWLSRAAAQR, encoded by the coding sequence ATGAAAATAGTCGTCATAGGCGGCACCGGGCTGATCGGCTCCAACGTCGTGAACCGGCTGCGCCAGAATGGGCATGAAACGGTGGCGGCCTCGCCCGGCACCGGCGTGAACACGATTACCGGCGAAGGGCTGGCCCAGGCGCTCAAGGGCGCCCAGGTGGTGGTCGACGTGTCGAACTCGCCTTCGTTCGAAGACCAGGCGGTCATGGAGTTCTTTCAGACCTCGGGCCGGAATCTGCTGGCCGCGGAGGCCGAGGCTGGCGTGGAGCACCACGTCGCGCTCTCGGTCGTGGGCACCGACCGCCTTCCGGACAGCGGTTACTTCCGCGCAAAGGTCGCCCAGGAAAACCTGATCAAGGCATCCAAGATCCCGTACACGATCCTGCGCGCCACGCAGTTCTTCGAATTCGTCGAAGGCATCGTCAAGTCGGGCGCCGAAGGCGACAAGATCCGCCTGTCGCCGGCCCTCGTGCAGCCCATCTCGTCGGACGACGTGTCGGCCGTATTGGCCGACCTGGCCGTCGGCGCGCCGCTGAACGGCATGGTGGAAGTGGGCGGCCCCGACCGCTACCCGCTGGACGAACTGGCCCGCAAGTTTCTCGCCTCGCGCGCGGACCCCCGCGAGGTCATCGCCGACGTGCATGCGCGCTACTTCGGCAGCGAACTGAACGACAGGTCGCTGGTCACCGCCGACAACGCGCGCCTCGGCCCCACGCGTTTCCAGAACTGGCTCAGCCGCGCGGCCGCGCAACGATAA
- a CDS encoding cupin domain-containing protein: MSNFRTLALALLLATGPVAAQQTPPPPEVTPVIATALADYPGKEVLIITVEYPPGGADPVHRHNAHGFVYVLEGSIVMGVRGGESVTLTPGQVFYEGPGDVHTIGRNASQTKPAKFLVFLLKDKDAPVLIPEK; the protein is encoded by the coding sequence ATGTCCAATTTCCGAACCTTAGCGCTGGCGCTGCTGCTGGCGACCGGGCCCGTCGCCGCGCAGCAGACGCCGCCGCCGCCCGAAGTGACGCCGGTGATCGCCACGGCGCTGGCGGACTACCCCGGCAAGGAAGTGCTGATCATTACCGTCGAATATCCGCCCGGCGGCGCGGATCCCGTGCACCGCCACAACGCACACGGCTTCGTTTACGTGCTGGAGGGGTCGATCGTGATGGGCGTGCGCGGCGGTGAGTCCGTCACGCTCACGCCCGGCCAGGTCTTCTACGAAGGCCCGGGCGACGTGCATACGATAGGGCGCAACGCCAGCCAGACCAAGCCCGCCAAGTTCCTGGTGTTCCTGCTGAAGGACAAGGATGCGCCGGTGCTGATACCGGAGAAATGA
- a CDS encoding GlxA family transcriptional regulator, whose protein sequence is MHTVAVIAFEGISPFHLSVPCMVFGDDLARLGVPRYRLLICGERTGLIPTMSGFNIEVEHDLSALDQADTIVMPAWRDPDEPAPPALMQALQAGHERGARIAGLCLGTFVLAEAGLLDGRTAATHWAWSEDFVRRYPKVRLDRKSLYIDDGDILTSAGTAAAIDCCLHLLRCDHGAEIANRVARRMVVAPHRDGGQAQYIEQPLPDRHGSDKLSTALDWAMENLRQPLTLDQLTDRAGMSRRNFTRRFKAKTGATVSQWVLNHRLAAAQRLLETSDKAVDLIADSVGFGSPASFRQHFTHTFAISPSVYRRQFSASMDGRPGLIQGDRGNEASGAATR, encoded by the coding sequence ATGCATACCGTCGCCGTCATCGCCTTCGAAGGCATCAGCCCTTTTCACCTGTCCGTCCCCTGCATGGTGTTTGGCGACGACCTGGCCAGGCTGGGCGTGCCGCGCTACCGGCTCTTGATCTGCGGCGAAAGAACCGGGCTGATCCCGACCATGTCGGGCTTCAATATCGAGGTGGAGCATGACCTTTCCGCGCTCGATCAGGCCGACACCATCGTCATGCCGGCATGGCGCGACCCCGATGAGCCCGCGCCGCCTGCCCTGATGCAGGCGTTGCAGGCCGGCCATGAGCGAGGGGCCCGGATTGCCGGGCTGTGCCTGGGGACGTTTGTGCTGGCCGAAGCGGGCTTGCTGGACGGACGCACCGCCGCTACCCACTGGGCATGGAGCGAGGACTTCGTGCGCCGCTACCCCAAGGTCAGGCTGGACCGCAAATCGCTGTACATCGACGATGGCGACATCCTGACGTCGGCGGGCACCGCCGCCGCCATCGATTGCTGCCTGCATCTTCTGCGCTGCGACCACGGCGCGGAAATCGCCAATCGCGTGGCTCGCCGCATGGTCGTGGCGCCACACCGGGATGGGGGACAGGCCCAGTACATCGAGCAGCCGCTGCCTGATCGGCATGGGTCCGACAAGCTCAGCACCGCCCTCGATTGGGCCATGGAAAACCTGCGGCAGCCGCTGACCCTGGACCAGCTGACGGACCGGGCCGGCATGAGCCGCCGGAACTTCACGCGCCGGTTCAAGGCCAAGACCGGCGCCACGGTGTCCCAATGGGTGTTGAACCACCGGCTGGCGGCAGCCCAACGGCTGCTGGAAACCAGCGACAAAGCCGTGGACCTGATTGCCGACAGCGTGGGCTTTGGGTCCCCCGCGTCGTTCCGGCAGCATTTCACCCATACGTTTGCGATTTCGCCTTCGGTTTACCGGCGGCAGTTCAGCGCAAGCATGGACGGCCGCCCGGGATTGATCCAAGGCGACCGCGGCAATGAGGCCTCGGGCGCGGCGACGCGTTAG
- a CDS encoding cysteine hydrolase family protein: MSHPTIRTIAGAPAPASIDASSTALLVIDFQNEYFSGKMPIPDGKAALGNAQRLIAYADQAKIPVFHIQHVTPAGSPIFADQSPTGEFHEDLQPAPHHTVVRKSSVSVFPTTDLDKQLKAAGVKTLVITGLMTHACVAGAARDAVPLGYEVIVAEDACATRDLDRADGSVVGHDSLHRAALASIDDTFGDVLTTEQVLKLPVV; the protein is encoded by the coding sequence ATGAGCCACCCCACCATCCGCACCATCGCCGGTGCGCCCGCCCCGGCGTCCATCGACGCGTCCAGCACCGCCTTGCTGGTGATCGACTTCCAGAACGAGTACTTCAGCGGGAAGATGCCGATTCCCGACGGCAAGGCGGCGCTGGGCAACGCGCAGCGGCTGATCGCGTACGCGGACCAGGCCAAGATCCCCGTGTTTCACATCCAGCACGTGACGCCCGCCGGCAGTCCGATCTTCGCCGACCAAAGTCCCACCGGCGAGTTTCATGAAGACTTGCAGCCCGCGCCGCATCACACGGTGGTGCGCAAATCCTCGGTCAGCGTCTTTCCCACCACCGACCTGGACAAGCAGCTGAAGGCCGCCGGCGTCAAGACCCTGGTGATCACCGGGCTGATGACGCACGCCTGCGTGGCCGGCGCGGCGCGCGACGCCGTGCCCTTGGGCTACGAGGTCATCGTGGCCGAGGACGCCTGCGCGACCCGGGACCTGGACCGGGCCGACGGCAGCGTCGTGGGACACGACAGCCTGCACCGGGCGGCGCTGGCAAGCATCGACGACACGTTCGGGGATGTGTTGACGACGGAGCAGGTGCTGAAGCTGCCGGTGGTTTGA